The Candidatus Protochlamydia phocaeensis genomic interval ATCGCTACACTGCTTTTGGCGAAGAGACCATCCTCAATGCCAATGGACAAGACATAGCTGCTTCACAAGTCGGCAATCCTTGGCGCTATGCCAGCAAGCGGGTTGATCCGGAAACCGGCTGGATTTATTTCGGCAGACGCTACTACGATCCAGAAATCGGCCGCTGGACCACGCCCGATCCCTTAGGCTTTGCCGATGGCCCCAACCTCTATGCCTATTTGCACCATAATCCATTAAGCGCCTTCGACGCTTATGGATTATTCGAAGAGGATTATCAAGGAGATCCGGCCGACCATCCTATCTACGATCAGGATCTCGAGTATTTTGATAATAATTATGACCCTGAAGAAAGAGCAGCAATACGTACGGGAATAATACACGGACTAATCGATTCTGCAAGCGATCCAGTCTTTGAAACCTATTCAGATTGCTTCAAAGTGGGCATAGATAGTTTTGAAGAGCTCTCAGCAGAAGAGAGAGAGCAAATTCATAAAGCCCATACATCGACTGTAAATGCCCAGCTTGATTATTACGAAAAATTACTACAATCTGCTCCAGGCTCAAGCTATACTAACCATTCTTCCTATCAATTATCTCGTTCTCTCACTAAAACGACATTAAGAATCGGTGCTATTGCCTATGCTGGGTATAGAATTGTTACAAGCTTTTTTACAAGCTTAAAATCGATCACCTCTTCGAAGAGGTTAACAGAAAAATTACCAAAAACTGCTAAAGAATTAAATTCTGCTATAAACCAAAGCTCTAAAGCAACTGATTTTATTTGGGCCGAAATAAAATTAGGTGATAACAAAGTTTATAGAGGATGGGTCGATTTAAGACAAACTATAGAAAGAATCAAAAATGGACTCAAGCTTTCTTTTCGAAATGATGGCTCCATATTTAAGAATAGAGAAGGTCTATTGCCTAAAAAGGATATAAACTATTATCAAGAATTTGTTCACCCTACTCCAGGAATTAATCATGCTGGCCCTCAACGAATAATTAGGGGTGCAAATGGAGAAACGTATTATACACCAGATCATTATAAAACCTTTATACCTATTCTATAATTATGTCTAGTTTCTTATTTTTTACTCCTCCTTTTAAAACACCTACAAACAAACAAAAAATTGTTTTAATCCCTAAAGATATTAGGGAAAAGAGCGAATTATTTAATCTTTTTTCCACACAATTAGAATTCCCTCTCTATTTTGGAGCCAATTGGGATGCTTTATATGATTGTTTAAGAGATTTAAATTGGATACTTGAAAATGAAATATTAATTATACATGAAGATATTCCCCTCAAAGTTGCAGAATCTGAAGAAAAAAAATATCTTGAATTACTCTTAGATGTTTTAATAAGCTGGCAGAATGATAACAATCATCATTTAGCTATTTTTTTCCCTGAAGAAGAAAAAAGCAAAATTCAAAAAATTTTAGCCGATATTAATACGACCTAATACTAAAATATGCAGATCAATTATCTCGTTCTCTCACTAAAACGGCATTAAGAATTGCTATTATTGGTCTGTTCCCGAAAATCTGGACCATTTTAAATGAGAAAAATTTTATGAATAAAGACATTTAAAATGGTCCAGATTTTCGGGAACAGACCAGGAGATGTTGTTGCGTTGTTTGCCGTAACTCTTATTTTAACAGCTCAGATTCGCGATTTTGGAAGAGGAGTCCTAGCATTTTTTGAAGTAAAAGAACGCATGAAAACGGCTTTAAAACAGCTCAGCTCTTTTCAAAATTTTTTCCAACGAAATATCAGGAAAGGAACTCTAATTCCCTCTTCATATGAGATCAAATTTGATAAAATCTGCTATTTGTACGATACAAAACACACAGCCCTTCACAATGTAACATTTAATATAAAAGAGAATGAAAGAATTGGAATTATAGGTTATTCGGGAGCTGGAAAATCCACCCTAATGAAAATTCTCCGAGGTTTTTATAAACCTACTTCTGGAGAAGTATATTTGGGTAACATTTGTTTGGATGAGATTGAACCCAGATTTTTAGCTGAAAATATTTCTGAAGTATCTCAAACGGTTCCGCTATTTCACCGATCTATACGTGAAAACATTGCTTATGGATGCAGCAAGATAACAGATGATGAAATTTGGCAAATTTTGGAGCGAGCCCAGTTTGCTGATTATGTGAAAAAATTGCCAAATAATTTGAATACTGTAATCGGAGTAAAAGGAAGTAAGCTATCTGGTGGGGAAAGGGCCAGGCTGGCTATTGCCCGTGCATTCTTAAAAAATTCCAAGATTATCATTTTAGATGAAGCGACAGCTGCACTTGATTCTGAGTCCGAATTTCTCCTTCAAAAAAGCCTTGAAGAGCTAATATCGAATCGAACTGTGATAGCAATTGCTCATCGCTTAGCCACCCTTCGTTCAATGGATCGAATTTTGATGTTTGAGAAAGGACAGATTATAGCTGACGGTTCTCATGATGATTTGTTGAAGGCAAATGAATCGTATAAAAGGTTATGGAATAGGCAACTATTAATCTAGTCAGATTAAGTCTAGATCAGCTTTTGTTATTTTAGATTTTAAAAATTCTCTAGCTCAAGAATATCTAAATGAAAACCTTCTTCTTCAGAGCGTTTATAATGAAATATAGCCTCTTCTAGCGATTTATCAACTCCTAGACCGTATTGAAGAGCTAGAGCCATTTCATAATGACCTAAACTAACATCATGATCAGCAGCTCGCTTGAAATAATAATAAGCTTCTTTGAGGGCCTCATCGCTATTCATCTTTTTATAGCAGCGGCCAGCATAGTAGTAGCCTGCATAAAATCGTCTTTTTGCAGCCATTACATAATAACGAATAGCCTCTGAAAGAGAGATTTCTGTTCCTATTCCAAATTCATAGCATCTAGCCAGATGATATAAACTAGAAGCATAATTTTCCTCGATGGCTATCTTTGCAGCCGATTGATAATAATAAAAAGCATTTTTAAGAGATTTTTCTGTGCCTATTCCATTCTCATAGCAATAGGCTACATTTTCAAGAGCTGAATAAAGATTTTGGTCCGCGGCCGCCTTGTAATAATGAAAGGCCATAGCAAGATCCTTTGCAAGGCCTAAAAGCCCTTCTGAATAAGCCTCTCCTAAAATATCTTGAGCAATTTCGTGTCCATTTTTGGCCGCTAATTTATAGTAATAAACAGCGTTACGATATGATTTTTTTATTCCTCTTCCTTGCTCAAAACAGCGTCCTAATTGATATTGGCAAAGACTTAACATCTCGCGAGAACATTCATTTCCTTTTTGAACCACCATTTTAAGGTAATGGACGGCTTTTTCTTCATCTATGTTATTTTTCAATAGATAATCTGCAAGACTTGATTGAGCTAAGATATATCCCTTATTGGCGGCCATGGTATAATAATAAATAGCCTTTTCTTCATTTTTTGAGATCCCCTTGCCTTTAGCATAGCATTCTGCTAAATGATAAATTCCACTTAAACAATTTTGTTGAGCTGAAAGAGAATAATAGTGAAAAGCTAAATTTATTGATTTAGGAGTTCCAATTCCCTTTTCTAACAGTCTTCCAACTCTTGCTTGTTCAATTGCATCTCCTCTATCAGCTTCTAACTTGCAAGCATCAAAGAAGAGCTGATAATAAAAGCTTGCTTTTTCTATGGATTGCTCAACTCCAATGCCTTTTTCATAGATTTCTGCAAGATATTCTAAAGCTTCTATGCACCCTAAATCTATTGCTCTCCGATAATAATCAATAGCTTTTTCTATAGATTGTTTTGTCCCTTTACCTTCTGTATAAAAGTGCCCCAGGCTGGGCAATTGCTCTTCCATCGCCTTGAGCTGCTGCTAATTGGTAATAATGTAGAGCTTCTTTATAATCCTGTTTAACACCATGCCCAAATTCATATAATACGGCTAAGCTAAATTGAGATTGTGAGTGTCCCTGATCGGCGGCTAATTTATAATAGCAAAAAGCGTTTTTGTAGGATTTGCTTACTCCTATTCCCATTTCATAGTATAAGCCAACTCTAAATTGAGCTTCAATTACCCCTCGGTCTGCTTCATTTTTCCAGATATTAAACGATTCTTGTTCTGTGAGATGTGGAGATTGAGAAAGGATTAAATAGACGTTTTTATTAGGAATACTAATCGCATTGTATAAATCCCAATAAATCGTTTCTTCTTTTTTTGAAGGGGTTTCTTTAGGAGGCATCTTGCATCTCCCTTTTTAAAAAACTTATTCTAAAGAGAGACTTTAATGACTTGATATCTTAAATGAATGAGATTTAAGTGACCGATTTTGATCTGAAAGAGCAATTGAATGGGTTAATGTTTGCTCTTTTAAGGTATTCCGTAAAATTTCAAATTTTTGAATATATTTTTGAATAATTAAATGTTTATTTTCCCAAAATTCCCTATCTTTTTCCTCCGCTCTCTTTTCTTTAATCCTTTCCATCTCTCTTTGTTTTTTTACGAGAATGCTAAGCATCCCTAGTACATTGACCGCTAGTTTTTCTAAAAGGATAGGATCTCGAGGTTTAGTTCCGGCCTCATTTGCTTTACTTTTAACAACATTTCCTAAAATGTTAGAATGGGCTTCACGAATTCTCTTTAAATCTTCATTTTCTCTTTGTTTCTGTTGCTGCTCCAATATTTTAGAATTAATATCCTGAATATGCTGAAGTAATACCTGGCAAATAACATTAATTTCTTGAGGAGTAAATTTAGTAATCTTGATATTATTTGCGTTAATTGTTTGTATAATTTCGCCTTGTTTATTGATAATTTTAATTTGTTTAATATCATATTTTGCTATCAAATCAGCATAACGATCTGCTATTTTGACTTCTTCTATTTCACCTTGCTCGTTTTCTTTAAATTGGGCAACGGCTTGATTTTCTATAGCCCAAGCCACCTCTTCCATATCTTCATGAATATCCACTTCTTTAAAATTTAAAGAATCTGCTCTGTCTATTTGTTCGATACAAGATCTATCTATAATTCTTAATTTATTGTTTTTAACTAAATCATTTATAGATAGAAGTTTAACATCTATTTTTAAAGGAAAAGAATCTTTTAATGAAATATTTAATAATTCTGGAGTAGGTTCTGAAAAATCAGCAAGAGGATCGAAAGAATCTTCAAAAATATCTGCTTTTTTTATCGGTTTAGCTTCAGAAAGTTTTGAAATTGTTTCATTTGATACAAGAGAGTTACTTAATGGATCATCATTTAGAAAATCAGCCAAGGGATCAAAATCATCAATAATAGGAGCTTGTTCTGTTCTGTCAAACGAAATTATAGATATTTCTTTATCTTTTAAGTCTATAATATTCTCTGAAGAATAAATCAATTCTTCAGATTTACTTTCAGTTGCTTTATCTATTGTATTAGATTCTGAAATTGTTTGTTGATTTGGAATATAAGGAGAAAAATTTGAACTAATCATACAATCACCTGTATGGTATTCAAATTTATTATATCATAATAATTTTAAATACAAAATTAATTTAGCTTGGTTAATTATTCGTTAACCAAGCTATTAATTCTTTAATTATACTTTAAGAGTAGAAGTATATTTAGTGTATTGCTCATCTGAAACATAAGTTCGTATTTTAACATTATGCTCAGCAATCAAAAGACGTGATCCAATTTTAACAATAGCATCTGTAAGATTATGTTTTTGAAGAAATTTTAATGCTGAATCATTTAATGTTAAGCATTGGATACTCCCATCCTTGACAGTTAACACCCCTATTCTGCCTTCATTAATAGCTTTGCCAAGGGAAAT includes:
- a CDS encoding RHS repeat-associated core domain-containing protein — its product is RYTAFGEETILNANGQDIAASQVGNPWRYASKRVDPETGWIYFGRRYYDPEIGRWTTPDPLGFADGPNLYAYLHHNPLSAFDAYGLFEEDYQGDPADHPIYDQDLEYFDNNYDPEERAAIRTGIIHGLIDSASDPVFETYSDCFKVGIDSFEELSAEEREQIHKAHTSTVNAQLDYYEKLLQSAPGSSYTNHSSYQLSRSLTKTTLRIGAIAYAGYRIVTSFFTSLKSITSSKRLTEKLPKTAKELNSAINQSSKATDFIWAEIKLGDNKVYRGWVDLRQTIERIKNGLKLSFRNDGSIFKNREGLLPKKDINYYQEFVHPTPGINHAGPQRIIRGANGETYYTPDHYKTFIPIL
- a CDS encoding ABC transporter ATP-binding protein, which gives rise to MVQIFGNRPGDVVALFAVTLILTAQIRDFGRGVLAFFEVKERMKTALKQLSSFQNFFQRNIRKGTLIPSSYEIKFDKICYLYDTKHTALHNVTFNIKENERIGIIGYSGAGKSTLMKILRGFYKPTSGEVYLGNICLDEIEPRFLAENISEVSQTVPLFHRSIRENIAYGCSKITDDEIWQILERAQFADYVKKLPNNLNTVIGVKGSKLSGGERARLAIARAFLKNSKIIILDEATAALDSESEFLLQKSLEELISNRTVIAIAHRLATLRSMDRILMFEKGQIIADGSHDDLLKANESYKRLWNRQLLI
- a CDS encoding tetratricopeptide repeat protein codes for the protein MEEQLPSLGHFYTEGKGTKQSIEKAIDYYRRAIDLGCIEALEYLAEIYEKGIGVEQSIEKASFYYQLFFDACKLEADRGDAIEQARVGRLLEKGIGTPKSINLAFHYYSLSAQQNCLSGIYHLAECYAKGKGISKNEEKAIYYYTMAANKGYILAQSSLADYLLKNNIDEEKAVHYLKMVVQKGNECSREMLSLCQYQLGRCFEQGRGIKKSYRNAVYYYKLAAKNGHEIAQDILGEAYSEGLLGLAKDLAMAFHYYKAAADQNLYSALENVAYCYENGIGTEKSLKNAFYYYQSAAKIAIEENYASSLYHLARCYEFGIGTEISLSEAIRYYVMAAKRRFYAGYYYAGRCYKKMNSDEALKEAYYYFKRAADHDVSLGHYEMALALQYGLGVDKSLEEAIFHYKRSEEEGFHLDILELENF
- a CDS encoding tetratricopeptide repeat protein is translated as MPPKETPSKKEETIYWDLYNAISIPNKNVYLILSQSPHLTEQESFNIWKNEADRGVIEAQFRVGLYYEMGIGVSKSYKNAFCYYKLAADQGHSQSQFSLAVLYEFGHGVKQDYKEALHYYQLAAAQGDGRAIAQPGALLYRR
- a CDS encoding barstar family protein, whose translation is MSSFLFFTPPFKTPTNKQKIVLIPKDIREKSELFNLFSTQLEFPLYFGANWDALYDCLRDLNWILENEILIIHEDIPLKVAESEEKKYLELLLDVLISWQNDNNHHLAIFFPEEEKSKIQKILADINTT